In Pseudomonadota bacterium, a single genomic region encodes these proteins:
- a CDS encoding adenylyl-sulfate kinase, which translates to MFHGYLRHKKARSGQIPNMTGINSPYEPPLDPDVVLSKLSARLEEAAESIGNLL; encoded by the coding sequence ATTTTTCATGGTTATCTTCGACACAAGAAGGCCAGAAGCGGGCAAATCCCCAATATGACTGGAATTAATAGCCCTTACGAGCCACCATTGGACCCAGATGTAGTATTGTCAAAGCTAAGTGCGCGCTTAGAAGAAGCGGCTGAATCGATTGGTAATTTGTTGTAA
- a CDS encoding MarR family EPS-associated transcriptional regulator has protein sequence MAGFQAEIQFEVLRRLEQTPAVSQRALAQQLGISLGSINYCFQALVQKGLVKMQNFSQHKNKLRYIYILTPAGVVEKSKLTAEFFRRKVAEYEKLQAEIEVLKIEINSVEGDAL, from the coding sequence TTGGCTGGTTTCCAAGCAGAAATCCAGTTTGAAGTGCTGCGGCGTTTAGAGCAAACACCGGCGGTGAGTCAGCGCGCCTTAGCCCAGCAGTTGGGCATCAGTCTGGGTAGCATCAATTACTGCTTCCAAGCCCTGGTGCAAAAGGGTTTGGTCAAAATGCAAAATTTCAGCCAGCACAAGAACAAGCTGCGCTATATTTATATCCTGACGCCAGCCGGGGTGGTTGAGAAGTCGAAGCTGACGGCAGAGTTTTTCAGGCGGAAGGTGGCTGAGTATGAAAAGCTTCAGGCCGAAATCGAGGTGCTGAAAATCGAGATTAATTCTGTTGAGGGTGACGCTCTTTGA
- a CDS encoding class I SAM-dependent methyltransferase translates to MTQNKKSLIDLEDWVLKILADPITKKPTLLDNFKHINGIIDARVFLKNTYGYSDWEVGQEVYERWEASGEGYNNQVNAYKKEIEYDRPIYEHYKMDGDILDVGGLTGMVREFLSEDCRFVSVDPYLEAVFKIPHARKEAYKCLSKRLNFIGALAEFLPFQSDSFDYVHMRSMLDHVQVPDLALKEANRVLKLNGGLIVGLYVEGGKSGRKPFIRWAKDMIKEVLYLIGIEKYKDFHTWHPTYINLLKLITDNGFEVKESYWQPFWKDQVVYVFATKQVPEQT, encoded by the coding sequence ATGACTCAAAATAAAAAATCCTTGATAGATTTGGAAGACTGGGTGTTAAAAATACTCGCTGACCCTATTACTAAGAAACCCACCCTACTTGATAATTTCAAGCATATAAATGGAATTATCGACGCAAGAGTTTTTTTAAAAAATACATACGGCTATAGCGATTGGGAAGTGGGTCAAGAAGTTTACGAACGATGGGAGGCGAGCGGCGAAGGTTACAACAATCAAGTGAATGCCTATAAGAAAGAAATCGAATACGATCGTCCCATTTATGAACACTACAAGATGGATGGCGACATTCTTGATGTCGGCGGCCTCACGGGGATGGTTCGAGAATTTTTGAGTGAAGATTGTAGATTTGTTTCAGTCGACCCTTATCTTGAGGCAGTTTTCAAAATCCCCCATGCCAGAAAAGAAGCCTATAAATGCCTGTCAAAACGATTAAATTTTATCGGTGCTTTAGCAGAGTTTCTTCCCTTTCAATCAGACAGCTTTGACTATGTACACATGCGGTCAATGTTAGATCACGTTCAAGTCCCCGATTTAGCGCTGAAAGAGGCAAATCGAGTCTTAAAATTGAACGGAGGACTTATAGTGGGGCTATACGTGGAGGGAGGTAAAAGTGGTCGTAAACCTTTTATTAGGTGGGCAAAGGACATGATTAAAGAAGTGCTCTACTTAATCGGTATCGAAAAATACAAAGATTTTCATACTTGGCACCCGACCTACATAAATCTCTTAAAGTTGATTACTGACAATGGGTTTGAAGTAAAAGAAAGTTACTGGCAACCTTTTTGGAAGGATCAAGTGGTTTACGTATTTGCGACCAAGCAAGTGCCTGAACAAACTTGA